The Pseudomonadota bacterium genomic interval CTTGATAAGCGCCTCCGCCTTGACTTCGGCGACTGCCGCTTCCGGATCGGCTAAGGCATACAGCTTGAGGTCGAAGAAGCGGAAATTTTCCACCGCCCACAGGAACCAGGTTACGTGACGCACCACCACCTCCCGCCCTGATAGCCGCCGCGCCGGATGGCCGATGGCGGGCGCGTAAGGGAGTTCCCACAAAAGATCATCGGCGATCAGTGTCTGCCATTGCGCGTTGTCCTCGACGAGTGTCTGGATATGTCGTTGCAAGAGATCGGAGGCAATCGTCATCTAAGTCTCCGAAGCTCAATGGGTCCGCTGGACCCGTGGACGACCGGAGCCTACGATGACGCTACCATAAAGTGTTGGGGAAGTTCTAGAAGATCATGCGAGGTTGAGGTGCGAGTCGAGTGATCAGATGTATCTCAATGTTT includes:
- a CDS encoding nuclear transport factor 2 family protein produces the protein MTIASDLLQRHIQTLVEDNAQWQTLIADDLLWELPYAPAIGHPARRLSGREVVVRHVTWFLWAVENFRFFDLKLYALADPEAAVAEVKAEALIKPTGRIYRQDYVFFLRAAGGNIAFLREYFDPVRAAKALDAPILGLES